One genomic segment of Sanyastnella coralliicola includes these proteins:
- a CDS encoding FKBP-type peptidyl-prolyl cis-trans isomerase — translation MKVKNNDTIRVHYKGTLTNGDLFDSSEGREPLEFTVGSGQVIPGFDSAVIDMEVGEAKAFLIPCDDAYGQADERLVQEVGRDQLPEDMQPEVGMMLSSQLPNGQQIPVKVVEVTDASIKIDANHPLAGEDLNFEITLVEIV, via the coding sequence ATGAAAGTAAAAAACAACGACACGATTCGTGTACACTACAAAGGGACACTCACTAACGGAGACCTTTTTGACTCTAGTGAAGGCCGTGAACCACTTGAATTTACTGTAGGTTCAGGACAAGTGATCCCTGGGTTTGACTCAGCTGTGATCGATATGGAAGTAGGAGAAGCGAAGGCTTTCCTTATCCCTTGTGATGATGCTTACGGACAAGCTGATGAGCGTCTGGTTCAGGAAGTAGGTCGCGATCAATTGCCGGAAGATATGCAGCCAGAAGTTGGTATGATGCTTTCTTCTCAATTGCCAAACGGTCAGCAGATTCCAGTGAAAGTTGTGGAAGTAACAGATGCTTCGATCAAAATTGATGCAAACCACCCACTTGCTGGAGAAGACCTCAACTTTGAGATTACCCTCGTAGAGATTGTATAA
- a CDS encoding PorP/SprF family type IX secretion system membrane protein, which produces MRGLIVIAFLLLMNGVVGQQSPVLSQYMHHALPLNPAFAGSAESTTFALGYRKQWAGFSDAPRTHLLSAHAPAQNGKLGIGLTAWNDQFGVSKSTQVGGAFAYRMPTRNATLSLGLAIHWVFGTDQWSEVITTEENDPQFVGGNQTFGLPDAGFGLYYERQSAYLSFSVPSLLTRSYRSGEGYVAEFEMESVPTYLNIGGELKLTPMLALRPSAMLIASSQGIQQTDFNVIFRYDNRLDIGASYRTQRAVVGLIRYHVNGQLSLAYAYDHWMSAIASYQSGTHELTLRYDLVFERAASNPRFF; this is translated from the coding sequence ATGAGAGGATTAATCGTCATAGCGTTTTTGCTCCTGATGAATGGGGTAGTTGGTCAGCAATCACCTGTGCTTTCTCAGTACATGCATCATGCGTTGCCGCTGAATCCGGCATTCGCAGGATCTGCTGAATCAACCACATTCGCCTTAGGATACCGTAAGCAATGGGCGGGCTTTAGCGATGCACCAAGAACGCATCTACTATCAGCTCATGCTCCAGCTCAGAATGGAAAACTCGGAATTGGATTGACCGCTTGGAACGATCAGTTCGGGGTTTCAAAATCTACCCAAGTCGGAGGTGCCTTTGCATACAGAATGCCGACACGCAATGCGACCTTGAGTTTAGGACTGGCCATTCATTGGGTATTTGGTACTGATCAATGGAGTGAAGTCATTACAACCGAAGAAAATGACCCTCAATTCGTAGGAGGAAACCAGACTTTTGGACTTCCCGATGCAGGATTTGGGTTGTACTACGAAAGGCAATCTGCCTACTTAAGTTTCTCGGTGCCTTCGTTGCTGACAAGAAGCTATAGATCAGGAGAGGGCTACGTGGCTGAATTCGAGATGGAATCTGTTCCTACCTACCTCAATATTGGAGGTGAGCTTAAGCTAACACCCATGCTTGCCTTGCGTCCGTCAGCAATGCTCATTGCCTCTTCACAAGGAATTCAACAAACCGACTTCAATGTCATTTTCCGATATGACAATCGACTTGATATTGGTGCTTCATATCGAACGCAGCGGGCAGTAGTTGGGTTGATTCGATACCACGTTAATGGTCAGTTGAGTCTGGCTTATGCTTACGATCATTGGATGTCTGCCATTGCTTCCTACCAATCAGGAACCCACGAATTGACCTTGCGTTATGACTTGGTCTTTGAACGTGCTGCCAGTAACCCGCGCTTCTTCTGA
- a CDS encoding glycerophosphodiester phosphodiesterase family protein, whose protein sequence is MKSKLLTFWLAAVFLHLISCTASAPSEDARHMAISDTFEIQGHRGARGYLPENSIPGFVLALEQGAQVLEFDLCVSRDSQLVVNHEPWLNKKICLDPQGNPIENEEDWKLFSMDMETIRGCDCGSLGNPRFPTQAKRSVSRPALWEVVQVAEMMRTKGDSAKVRYNIEIKFEEGGEGIYHPTADQFASLVIGELLELGIYDRTTVQSFSAEVLEALHAIDPKLSTSWLVEDDASAEEQLARLTFVPTVFSPDFSSLSADDIDYCHANGTKVIPWTVNDQADMISLIELGVDGIITDYPKELAVVVEEKRTETESL, encoded by the coding sequence ATGAAATCCAAACTCCTCACCTTCTGGCTTGCAGCGGTGTTCCTTCACCTGATCAGCTGCACCGCATCTGCTCCTTCCGAAGATGCTCGGCATATGGCCATTTCCGACACATTCGAAATCCAAGGTCATCGAGGTGCGCGAGGCTATCTACCTGAGAATAGCATCCCTGGTTTTGTTTTGGCCTTAGAACAAGGTGCGCAGGTACTAGAGTTTGATCTTTGTGTTTCTCGAGATTCGCAATTGGTTGTGAATCATGAGCCTTGGTTGAACAAGAAGATTTGCCTCGATCCACAAGGAAATCCAATTGAGAATGAAGAAGACTGGAAACTCTTCAGCATGGATATGGAGACCATTCGAGGTTGCGATTGCGGGAGCTTGGGTAACCCGAGATTTCCAACGCAGGCAAAGCGTTCCGTATCTCGTCCGGCGTTATGGGAGGTCGTTCAAGTAGCTGAAATGATGCGCACAAAAGGCGATTCAGCCAAGGTTCGCTACAACATTGAAATCAAATTTGAAGAAGGCGGTGAAGGTATTTACCACCCGACTGCTGATCAGTTCGCTTCGTTAGTTATTGGTGAACTGCTTGAACTCGGGATTTATGATCGCACCACCGTACAGTCATTCTCTGCCGAGGTTTTGGAAGCTTTGCATGCGATTGACCCGAAGTTATCTACCTCATGGTTGGTTGAAGATGACGCTAGCGCGGAAGAGCAATTGGCACGTCTGACCTTCGTTCCGACGGTCTTCAGTCCGGACTTTAGTTCACTTTCTGCTGATGACATTGACTATTGTCACGCCAATGGCACCAAAGTCATTCCATGGACAGTGAATGATCAAGCAGATATGATTTCGTTGATTGAATTAGGAGTTGATGGAATCATCACAGACTATCCGAAAGAGCTTGCCGTTGTTGTGGAAGAGAAAAGAACCGAAACGGAAAGTCTTTAA
- a CDS encoding HYR domain-containing protein: protein MTTTLKGLILLLLSVASNAVHGQTLQWAFAAQGEGEQTFVDMAYDAEASILYAVGYYVGSAGDVVSTNIADVAFEFNPVAAGSDADAMVVAINDEGELLWMMDISSPGDDKMLTVDLAPEGGILVGGYTSGNATVTGTSIDVAIDDDYNIGNAGATLLRVSEEGQVIWNQHVSDFQDTAVLDIARGDDGWYVLYSSEGFGLTVDDYSFGNNAQFLLRKIDPEGNSIWQSIFGDWWNVFDISQIEDRHPQLAYFEGKLGVVGNFNSYDFAVIDGQNSYSMFYWSIDTLNDLFLLTFSSEGQLLWANRFLHNLNELRGFGLDINCEGVYVTGSIYAGFFNPTDFGGAYIDWGSNDDIFLAKMNLSTGAPEWVNLLVDYGGHQSNHLYDVKCDNHGNPVICGSYSSNIYVNGNIVESGADTEGLTMSFDTDGSLLWSQALSGSGDDRLCSIAHVNDSLSFFGGTGGAGFGSFTDAEVPELHNAVIALIDHPVNGSLLCCSPPEAGVLTVEESEICPGETLYLSYSAENTGRALQFSTNDIIWNTLFTLDGTSIEVPNAQPGKYRVVTDDPACGLFVSNNVVVTHKENAGINPGAGSCRLELWVEADSTAFGVDGTQLEGQSAEIFKLEELAKGESLTPANEMNVESDAVAPIYMPNLINAHAGILFNGDQNLVLSETPITGNRNGLHVLAVLWPDSLEAAAGPLFSMGSQSEGYDLRVDETTIEMNSPSNVSCEPTAHNDQIGPLLVEWVYDTQNQFEAVIVNAKDTLWSNTVGLDKLDAADLGYSIFMNGDAIDGGPFTLGMLAEAYSAGEGFEGVLFELVAYEGVLQGDDLLAVRSSLAMNYGITLDAEVAHGYLASDGTKVLDFSSDEYVQGSAVIGRDDERRFKQWKARSWENGNFLNIEMVDPYTLDNMDYLGITHDGQNGHAIVEWLGMPGARMGRVWKTQNQGVESTVRIEIPDVPANPYTTLIVHSSDPSFATLDRAYCLQSNGSKRFAEIVLNDGDYFSFCVDAPDLNIETTHVSCNGASDGEIVVNVNGDADLYLFSWDELGIDGDAALNLQDLSAGEYTLTVITSSSCISEFDVTVTEPEALVVALQSVTSPSCASADGSATFQITGGTGPYNYSFTQITVADGFNLPAAYSGVAPNSGLITFNNLSAGEYQLNITDANGCSTSAGIELFASDTTAPLVACVVQIDKSTNGACTYTMEDLTSLPSVTDDCSFVVTQSIPVGTELTPGSYAITFTATDDGGNSDSCTSSLVVSDTQAPVFNCPNDQFHFANADCEFVLPDYTLGLSSSSGCDDGSYSQSPGPGTILNYGLHQITITGIDPFGNESECTFQVAVDDIVAPVITCPSDLTVDASAACTYELPDFTVSALVYEPCGSYSITQTPSPGTDLGIGTHTITLEATDLLGNSADCSFEITVNDTTAPNVICPSDAVRSLSNDCTYFVEDFSASLIYIETCGNVTIQQTPAIGVELTAGTHSIELTITDESNNQSVCNFDLTVQDNQAPAVAYNGGFFFEVNEECEFEVPDFTLDALFDDNCGVTLIEQTPVQGSILDIGDHTCTIHVEDAAGNSDQIEWTITVQDTTAPVVICPSDAQRSIAADCAYVLEDFTALVNAEDPCGIQSITQDPSPGLPLDVDVYTIEFTVLDVHGNESTCSFTLDVIDDTAPQIICVEPFTENISGCTYELPDLTNTVGVSDCHSVTVTQSPIAGTLLGMGSHTIEFNVTDSYDNLTTCSTTIEVVFTGTPIMDCPDDQSVVSNAQCLYILEDFTADVVASTGCGSLTITQSPLPGTELSVGTHEITMTATDDYDGMVTCSFQVQVTGASGLSVSCPGNTIRWTAGNCWYTLEDFTDNVSVIESCGSFTISQNPTLGTQLNAGFHTIELLIQDENGNEETCSFELEVEDSESPVISYSGETSFNLSDACEFSTPDFIAIASVEDNCAIQFATQTPTPGTALSAGVHVITIYAEDIYGNAQSYDFDIQVSDEMAPVVDCGDEIVRAISGDCVYLLEDLTSLISAFDNCEIASIDQSIAAGTELTIGEYTINFEITDVNGLSSECSLVLTVVDDSNPILDCPQDMTFEITNCTTVLEDLTDEVIINDCSLVDFSQSILAGEVLHPGVHMIDFVAVDAFDNQSMCTTEITIVATVNPEIECTVLNPVSVDACFYVMPDYTGNVSILESCGDAVSVSQEPAPGTQVTDELIEVTFTIEDLYGTSQCVQELEITYEVELILECQESVIIEAVDPLSCGAELDYTLPSAEFPCAEPVLSQVSGPEIGDFLAPGVYEVVWSAQVAEQELQCTTTIEIKDMVLPEITCPENISSCNPVVTFTAPETSDNCGVAQVERIDELTLESGDSFPIGTSVLQYKVTDIHGNSQVCEFEITVLDAVEVSFSTAEVDVCANAESVDLTELLQTNADQLTWSSNAPSGIYDPAIAGSDEVTIEVALGECGGNASITMNVYALPEVNAGDDLVVCGMNASLEAFTDGAVMEWDMPNEIMTLDGEGTSSPDIETDTYGEFELNLTVTSTMGCVNQDAVLVTFVEAPLPVDLGEDMFLDSPRSFEVPYEYNGVGEMEWEFIDLNASFDGDTFFASAETPGEYMLIVSVSNEPCPTMSDSLRVMVKDFLVPNGFSPDQDGINDEFVIRGLDELGVVSLNVFDKNGNLVYANDHYDNSWDGTDRRGNKLPAATYYAVMEMQGQVHTQFLIIKYE, encoded by the coding sequence ATGACAACCACCCTTAAAGGATTGATCCTGCTGCTTTTGTCTGTAGCATCGAATGCGGTGCACGGACAGACGTTGCAATGGGCTTTCGCAGCACAAGGTGAAGGTGAGCAGACATTCGTCGATATGGCGTATGATGCAGAAGCCTCCATTTTGTATGCTGTAGGTTACTATGTGGGGTCAGCGGGTGATGTGGTCTCAACTAACATTGCTGATGTTGCGTTTGAATTCAATCCCGTCGCGGCTGGAAGCGATGCTGATGCTATGGTAGTTGCGATCAACGATGAAGGAGAACTTCTCTGGATGATGGATATTTCCTCACCAGGAGATGACAAAATGCTTACAGTAGATCTCGCACCTGAAGGAGGAATTCTAGTGGGAGGTTATACTAGCGGAAACGCCACTGTCACAGGAACGTCAATCGATGTCGCGATTGATGATGATTACAACATTGGAAATGCGGGAGCCACACTTCTAAGAGTATCCGAGGAAGGACAAGTCATCTGGAACCAACACGTTTCGGATTTTCAGGATACGGCTGTTTTAGATATTGCCCGAGGAGATGACGGATGGTATGTTCTGTACAGTTCGGAAGGATTCGGATTGACAGTTGACGATTACTCCTTTGGAAACAACGCTCAATTCCTACTTCGCAAAATTGATCCTGAAGGAAATTCAATCTGGCAAAGCATCTTCGGTGATTGGTGGAATGTCTTTGATATCTCACAGATCGAAGATCGACATCCGCAATTGGCTTATTTCGAGGGTAAACTCGGTGTCGTGGGAAATTTCAATTCTTACGACTTTGCCGTAATTGATGGTCAGAACTCGTATTCGATGTTCTATTGGTCAATTGACACCTTAAATGACCTCTTCTTATTGACCTTCTCTTCTGAAGGACAATTACTTTGGGCGAATCGATTTCTTCATAATCTTAATGAACTACGAGGCTTTGGACTCGATATCAATTGTGAGGGCGTGTATGTCACAGGCTCAATCTATGCGGGGTTCTTTAACCCGACCGATTTTGGTGGTGCATACATAGATTGGGGAAGTAACGACGATATCTTCTTAGCTAAGATGAATTTAAGTACAGGTGCACCTGAATGGGTGAACCTTCTTGTGGATTATGGTGGACATCAATCTAACCATCTATATGATGTAAAATGCGATAACCACGGCAATCCAGTCATTTGTGGAAGCTACAGTTCAAATATTTATGTGAACGGCAATATTGTCGAAAGCGGAGCTGACACGGAAGGACTGACAATGTCTTTCGATACTGACGGATCACTTCTATGGTCTCAAGCCTTGAGCGGTTCTGGTGATGATCGCCTCTGCTCCATTGCACATGTCAATGATTCACTGAGTTTCTTTGGTGGAACTGGGGGAGCTGGTTTTGGAAGTTTCACCGATGCAGAAGTGCCTGAACTTCACAACGCAGTCATTGCACTGATCGATCATCCCGTGAATGGAAGTCTCTTGTGCTGTTCACCTCCTGAAGCTGGAGTACTGACCGTAGAAGAGTCTGAAATCTGCCCTGGAGAAACACTATACCTGAGCTACTCTGCAGAAAATACCGGGCGCGCCCTGCAGTTCAGTACGAATGACATTATCTGGAACACGCTTTTTACTTTGGATGGAACTTCCATCGAAGTACCCAATGCTCAACCCGGGAAATACCGGGTGGTGACTGATGACCCAGCTTGCGGACTATTTGTCTCTAACAACGTGGTAGTGACACACAAAGAGAATGCAGGCATCAACCCAGGTGCCGGGTCATGTCGACTCGAACTTTGGGTGGAAGCTGATAGCACTGCGTTTGGTGTAGATGGAACCCAATTAGAAGGGCAATCAGCGGAGATCTTTAAACTTGAAGAATTGGCAAAGGGTGAATCACTCACACCGGCCAATGAGATGAATGTGGAATCAGATGCTGTAGCTCCAATCTACATGCCTAATCTGATCAATGCGCACGCCGGGATTCTTTTCAATGGTGATCAGAACCTCGTCCTTTCCGAGACTCCAATTACAGGAAACCGAAATGGACTGCATGTCCTAGCAGTGCTATGGCCAGACTCACTCGAGGCTGCAGCCGGACCGCTGTTCTCCATGGGAAGTCAAAGCGAGGGCTATGATCTTCGTGTTGATGAGACTACCATTGAGATGAATAGTCCTTCGAATGTTTCTTGCGAACCTACGGCGCACAATGATCAAATCGGACCACTACTCGTGGAGTGGGTTTATGATACCCAGAACCAATTCGAAGCGGTTATTGTCAACGCGAAAGACACGCTTTGGTCAAACACGGTAGGACTTGACAAATTAGATGCCGCTGATTTGGGCTACTCTATTTTCATGAATGGAGATGCCATTGATGGAGGTCCGTTTACCCTCGGCATGTTGGCTGAGGCGTATAGTGCTGGAGAAGGATTCGAAGGAGTTCTTTTCGAATTGGTCGCTTATGAAGGAGTGCTGCAAGGAGATGATCTATTAGCTGTTCGTTCAAGTTTGGCCATGAACTATGGTATCACCTTAGACGCTGAAGTTGCTCATGGTTACCTCGCCTCTGATGGCACGAAAGTGCTTGATTTTTCCTCTGATGAATACGTCCAGGGATCTGCTGTGATCGGTCGCGATGATGAACGTCGTTTCAAACAATGGAAAGCACGTTCATGGGAGAACGGTAATTTCTTGAATATCGAAATGGTTGATCCATATACTCTCGACAACATGGATTACCTCGGTATTACGCATGATGGTCAAAATGGTCACGCTATCGTGGAATGGTTAGGTATGCCAGGCGCAAGAATGGGACGAGTTTGGAAAACGCAGAATCAAGGAGTCGAATCAACGGTTCGAATTGAAATTCCTGATGTACCTGCTAACCCGTATACAACGCTCATCGTGCATTCAAGTGACCCTTCATTTGCGACCTTGGATCGAGCATACTGCCTGCAGTCGAATGGTTCGAAACGCTTTGCAGAGATCGTATTGAATGATGGTGACTACTTCTCATTCTGCGTAGACGCTCCAGACTTGAATATCGAGACTACTCATGTGTCATGCAATGGTGCTTCTGATGGAGAAATCGTTGTAAACGTCAACGGCGATGCTGACCTCTACCTGTTCTCATGGGATGAGTTAGGAATTGACGGTGACGCCGCCTTGAATCTACAGGATCTATCAGCAGGTGAATATACCTTGACAGTCATAACCTCTTCATCGTGCATTTCAGAATTTGATGTAACAGTCACGGAACCAGAGGCACTGGTTGTCGCATTGCAATCGGTCACTTCACCGAGCTGTGCGTCTGCTGATGGGAGTGCTACCTTCCAGATTACTGGAGGAACAGGTCCTTACAACTACTCATTCACACAAATTACGGTTGCTGATGGATTCAATCTCCCGGCAGCCTACTCAGGTGTAGCACCGAACTCAGGGCTGATCACCTTCAATAACCTCAGCGCGGGTGAATACCAATTAAATATCACCGATGCGAATGGATGTTCTACCTCTGCTGGAATCGAACTCTTTGCCTCTGACACAACAGCTCCACTTGTAGCCTGCGTAGTTCAGATTGATAAATCAACGAACGGAGCATGTACGTATACAATGGAAGACCTGACGTCATTGCCTTCTGTCACCGATGATTGCAGTTTTGTGGTAACACAATCTATTCCTGTTGGAACAGAATTGACACCGGGTAGCTATGCAATCACGTTCACCGCAACAGACGACGGAGGGAATAGTGATAGTTGTACTTCTAGTTTGGTCGTGTCTGATACCCAAGCTCCTGTTTTTAACTGTCCGAATGATCAGTTCCATTTCGCCAATGCAGACTGTGAATTCGTATTGCCAGACTATACCCTTGGACTGTCTTCTTCTTCAGGATGTGATGATGGTTCATATTCCCAGTCTCCAGGACCTGGAACCATCTTGAACTATGGATTGCACCAAATTACCATCACAGGAATTGACCCTTTCGGCAACGAGAGTGAATGTACATTCCAAGTGGCAGTTGATGATATAGTGGCACCTGTGATTACCTGCCCAAGCGATCTGACGGTAGATGCTTCAGCGGCGTGTACTTATGAACTTCCCGATTTCACCGTGAGTGCGCTTGTTTATGAGCCATGCGGTTCGTACTCAATAACTCAAACTCCGTCACCGGGAACTGATCTTGGAATTGGGACGCACACCATTACCTTGGAGGCAACTGATCTCTTGGGAAATAGCGCAGATTGTTCCTTCGAGATCACCGTGAACGACACGACTGCGCCGAATGTTATTTGTCCTTCAGATGCCGTGCGCAGTCTTTCTAATGACTGTACCTACTTCGTAGAAGATTTCAGCGCTTCATTGATCTACATCGAAACATGCGGAAACGTCACGATTCAGCAAACACCAGCTATTGGTGTAGAATTGACTGCTGGAACTCATTCCATTGAGCTTACCATTACAGATGAGTCTAACAATCAATCCGTATGCAATTTTGACTTGACGGTTCAAGACAATCAAGCCCCTGCTGTTGCATACAACGGCGGCTTCTTTTTCGAAGTGAATGAAGAATGTGAATTCGAAGTGCCTGACTTCACCCTTGATGCCCTGTTTGATGATAACTGCGGGGTTACGCTAATAGAACAGACTCCTGTTCAAGGTTCGATACTTGATATCGGAGATCATACGTGCACCATTCACGTGGAAGATGCGGCGGGAAATTCAGATCAAATTGAATGGACCATTACAGTTCAAGACACAACAGCACCGGTGGTGATTTGCCCAAGTGATGCTCAACGATCAATTGCGGCCGACTGTGCTTATGTTTTAGAAGACTTTACAGCCTTAGTAAATGCGGAAGATCCTTGCGGTATTCAGTCGATTACACAAGATCCTTCTCCAGGGTTGCCGCTCGATGTAGATGTGTACACGATCGAATTCACAGTATTGGACGTCCATGGAAATGAAAGTACATGCAGCTTTACACTGGACGTTATCGATGACACAGCACCTCAAATCATTTGCGTGGAACCTTTCACGGAAAACATCTCAGGATGCACCTATGAGCTGCCTGATTTGACGAACACAGTTGGGGTAAGTGATTGTCATTCTGTAACGGTAACACAATCTCCAATCGCAGGAACGCTTTTAGGAATGGGGTCGCACACGATCGAATTTAACGTGACTGATAGCTATGACAATCTAACCACGTGTTCTACTACGATAGAGGTGGTCTTCACCGGAACTCCAATAATGGATTGCCCTGATGATCAATCGGTAGTTTCGAATGCGCAGTGCCTATACATCTTGGAAGATTTTACTGCAGATGTTGTCGCATCCACAGGGTGCGGAAGCTTGACTATCACACAGTCACCTCTGCCAGGAACGGAGTTATCTGTAGGGACACACGAAATTACAATGACGGCTACCGACGACTACGACGGTATGGTCACTTGCAGCTTCCAAGTCCAAGTGACTGGAGCAAGTGGATTGAGCGTTTCTTGTCCGGGTAACACCATTCGTTGGACTGCCGGCAACTGCTGGTATACCCTTGAAGACTTCACAGATAACGTGAGTGTCATAGAGTCGTGTGGTAGTTTCACAATCAGCCAGAACCCTACACTGGGGACACAACTTAATGCCGGATTCCATACCATTGAATTGCTGATTCAGGATGAAAATGGAAATGAAGAAACCTGCAGCTTTGAATTGGAGGTAGAAGACTCAGAATCTCCAGTGATTAGCTACTCTGGAGAAACGTCGTTCAACTTGTCTGATGCCTGCGAGTTCAGCACCCCAGACTTCATTGCCATCGCTTCTGTTGAAGACAATTGTGCGATTCAATTCGCAACTCAAACACCAACCCCAGGAACCGCGTTAAGCGCTGGAGTTCATGTGATCACCATTTATGCTGAAGACATCTATGGTAATGCGCAATCGTACGATTTCGATATCCAAGTATCAGATGAAATGGCACCCGTGGTTGACTGTGGAGATGAGATTGTACGTGCAATCAGTGGCGACTGTGTCTATCTTCTAGAAGATCTGACTTCATTGATTTCCGCTTTTGATAACTGCGAAATCGCTTCTATTGACCAGTCAATCGCTGCAGGAACTGAATTGACTATCGGTGAGTATACCATCAACTTCGAAATTACTGACGTCAATGGACTAAGCTCAGAATGCAGTCTAGTGTTGACCGTGGTTGATGATTCGAACCCGATTCTCGATTGTCCACAAGACATGACCTTCGAGATCACCAATTGTACAACCGTACTAGAAGATCTCACCGACGAGGTGATCATCAACGACTGTTCGCTCGTCGACTTCTCACAGTCTATTTTGGCTGGTGAAGTTCTCCATCCAGGAGTACACATGATCGATTTCGTGGCTGTGGATGCCTTTGACAACCAATCCATGTGTACCACTGAAATCACGATAGTCGCTACAGTGAATCCAGAGATTGAGTGCACGGTGCTGAATCCAGTGAGCGTTGATGCGTGTTTCTACGTGATGCCAGATTACACAGGGAATGTTTCGATTCTTGAATCATGTGGAGATGCTGTTTCTGTTTCACAGGAACCTGCTCCTGGAACGCAAGTGACCGATGAATTGATTGAAGTGACATTCACAATAGAAGACCTCTACGGAACTTCACAATGTGTACAAGAACTTGAAATTACTTACGAAGTTGAATTGATCCTGGAATGCCAGGAGTCGGTGATCATCGAGGCGGTGGATCCGCTTTCATGTGGCGCTGAATTGGATTACACCTTACCAAGCGCTGAATTCCCGTGTGCCGAGCCTGTCCTTTCGCAAGTTTCAGGACCAGAAATAGGAGATTTCTTAGCTCCTGGAGTCTACGAAGTGGTATGGAGCGCTCAAGTGGCTGAACAAGAATTGCAGTGCACAACAACCATTGAAATTAAAGACATGGTTCTCCCTGAGATCACTTGTCCTGAAAATATTTCTAGCTGTAACCCTGTGGTTACATTCACAGCTCCTGAGACATCAGATAATTGCGGAGTGGCACAAGTGGAGCGCATTGATGAATTGACGCTTGAATCGGGTGATTCTTTCCCAATCGGTACTTCAGTTCTTCAATACAAGGTGACTGACATTCACGGAAATTCACAAGTCTGCGAGTTTGAAATCACGGTTCTTGATGCGGTTGAAGTGTCTTTCAGTACTGCTGAAGTTGATGTATGCGCTAACGCGGAATCGGTAGATCTTACTGAGCTATTGCAGACGAATGCAGATCAATTGACCTGGTCGTCAAATGCACCTTCTGGAATTTATGATCCTGCAATTGCGGGAAGTGATGAGGTCACGATTGAAGTCGCTCTTGGTGAATGCGGAGGAAATGCCTCCATTACCATGAACGTGTACGCATTGCCTGAAGTAAATGCGGGAGATGACCTTGTGGTTTGTGGCATGAACGCCTCACTTGAAGCCTTCACAGATGGCGCGGTCATGGAATGGGACATGCCGAATGAAATCATGACCCTTGATGGGGAAGGAACAAGCTCACCTGACATTGAAACAGATACTTACGGTGAATTCGAACTGAATTTGACGGTGACCTCTACCATGGGGTGTGTAAATCAAGATGCAGTGTTAGTCACCTTTGTGGAAGCTCCGTTACCTGTGGATTTGGGAGAAGATATGTTCCTCGATTCTCCACGCTCTTTTGAAGTGCCATATGAATACAATGGGGTTGGAGAAATGGAGTGGGAGTTTATTGATCTGAATGCTTCGTTTGACGGTGATACTTTCTTCGCTAGCGCGGAAACGCCAGGAGAATACATGCTCATTGTATCCGTATCGAACGAACCTTGCCCTACCATGAGCGACTCGTTACGTGTTATGGTGAAAGACTTCCTTGTACCTAACGGTTTCTCTCCCGATCAAGATGGAATCAACGATGAATTCGTCATCCGAGGATTGGATGAGCTAGGGGTAGTTTCTTTGAACGTCTTTGACAAAAACGGAAACCTCGTTTACGCCAACGATCACTACGACAACAGTTGGGATGGTACAGACCGCAGAGGAAACAAATTACCAGCGGCTACCTACTATGCCGTGATGGAAATGCAAGGTCAGGTTCACACCCAATTTTTGATCATTAAGTACGAATGA
- a CDS encoding YqaE/Pmp3 family membrane protein has translation MNLNRIIVALIAIIFASCSTSNDVVSDRFIQKRKYRKGYFIANHQKSKADKAETVKALAPRTDGVEQIATERNEPQLQGPASWDLPQNSPSSVDHQPSTVNQPSTVNRQPSTIEEIAVQEEPSVEPKAGKPLFDAKDWDKTIAPQIQKARVSNDNAELAIYLIIAFFLPPIPIYILYGLEIEFWLSLVLFILGWLPGVIYAFVKILQVYR, from the coding sequence ATGAATTTAAACCGAATAATTGTCGCTCTCATCGCGATCATTTTTGCTTCATGTAGCACCTCAAATGACGTGGTAAGCGACCGATTTATCCAGAAAAGAAAGTACCGTAAAGGATACTTTATAGCGAACCACCAAAAGAGTAAAGCTGACAAAGCTGAAACGGTAAAGGCCCTAGCTCCCCGTACAGATGGAGTGGAACAAATTGCCACTGAACGCAACGAACCACAACTACAAGGCCCCGCATCATGGGATCTCCCTCAGAATAGTCCTTCATCAGTCGACCATCAACCATCAACGGTCAACCAACCGTCAACCGTCAACCGTCAACCGTCCACTATCGAAGAAATAGCTGTTCAAGAAGAACCTTCGGTAGAGCCAAAAGCGGGTAAACCGCTATTCGACGCTAAAGACTGGGACAAAACTATTGCGCCTCAGATTCAGAAAGCGCGTGTATCGAATGACAATGCAGAACTGGCGATCTACCTTATCATCGCTTTCTTCCTCCCTCCAATTCCTATTTACATTCTATACGGACTAGAAATCGAATTCTGGCTTTCGCTTGTACTATTCATATTGGGTTGGTTACCAGGTGTGATCTACGCATTCGTTAAGATCTTACAGGTATACCGCTGA